One window from the genome of Vicugna pacos chromosome 21, VicPac4, whole genome shotgun sequence encodes:
- the LOC140688154 gene encoding uncharacterized protein: MSAPSPPRSSCVLFPHRKKVHFLPSPSRHFIKAVIGSQYSAETFSKGKRFLSDSALHTAGTDTPQLRPASLPLQVRRKFPEAVVARLRRRDGRGGSPRACAQAAAAAASLAAAAASLAAAASLAAAAAAAAATASLAAAAAAASSAAAAGAAAAAAASPAAAAAASSAAAAAASLAAAAAASLAAAAAAASSAAAAAAAAAASLAAAAAAAAASLAAAAAAAAASSAAAAAAAAAASLAAAAAAAAASSAAAAAAASLAAAAASSAAAAAAAAAAAASLAAAAAAAAASSAAAAAAAAAASLAASLAASPAAAASPAAAAAAAAAAIPSFRRQIQRENGGRMSHREGKETCLEEKLQKSHDFLPQSGWDALLESLWFLYSTNQLRGRTGEASLHTTSTYIRRQFESRTNGQIDQNKPRSFLYTHYWQPACQTQRQTNHTPCPLAHV; encoded by the exons ATGTCGGCGCCTTCCCCTCCGCGCTCCTCCTGCGTGCTGTTTCCTCACAGAAAGAAAGTACATTTTCTCCCCAGTCCTTCACGACATTTCATTAAAGCCGTAATAGGGTCACAGTACTCTGCTGAGACGTTTTCAAAAGGGAAGCGGTTCCTGTCCGATTCAGCCCTCCACACTGCGGGGACGGATACTCCTCAACTCCGCCCGGCGTCGCTCCCTCTGCAGGTGAGACGAAAATTTCCAGAAGCTGTGGTGGCGCGACTGCGCAGGCGCGACGGCAGGGGAGGGAGTCCGCGCGCATGCGCTCAGGCGGCCGCGgccgccgcttccctcgccgccgccgccgcttccctcgctgctgccgcttccctcgccgctgccgccgccgccgctgccgccaccgcttccctcgccgctgccgccgccgccgcttcctctgccgcggccgcgggcgccgccgctgctgccgccgcttcccccgccgccgccgccgccgcttcctctgccgcggccgccgccgcttccctcgccgctgccgccgccgcttccctcgccgctgccgccgccgccgcttcctctgccgcggccgccgccgccgccgccgccgcttccctcgccgctgccgcggccgccgccgccgcttccctcgccgctgccgcggccgccgccgccgcttcctctgccgcggccgccgccgctgccgccgccgcttccctcgccgctgccgcggccgccgccgccgcttcctctgccgcggccgccgccgccgcttccctcgccgctgccgccgcttcctctgccgccgccgccgctgccgccgctgccgccgccgcttccctcgccgctgccgccgccgccgccgccgcttcctctgccgcggccgccgccgccgctgccgccgcttccctcgccgcttccctcgccgcttcccccgccgccgccgcttcccccgccgccgccgccgccgccgccgccgccgccatccCGAGCTTTCGGCGCCAAATTCAGCGGGAGAACGGAGGTCGAATGTCGCACAGAGAAG GAAAGGAAACCTGCCTAGAAGAAAAACTTCAAAAGAGCCATGATTTTCTCCCTCAATCAGGATGGGATGCATTGCTAGAAAG CCTCTGGTTCCTGTATTCCACAAATCAACTGAGAGGGAGAACGGGAGAGGCTTCTTTGCATACAACCTCAACATATATCAGAAGACAATTTGAATCCAGAACAAATGGTCAGATAGACCAAAACAAACCTAG ATCTTTCCTGTACACCCATTACTGGCAGCCAGCGTGCCAGACCCAAAGACAGACAAATCACACACCCTGCCCTTTGGCGCACGTGTGA